One stretch of Gambusia affinis linkage group LG05, SWU_Gaff_1.0, whole genome shotgun sequence DNA includes these proteins:
- the LOC122831134 gene encoding C-X-C chemokine receptor type 3-like, whose amino-acid sequence MEVAVTSSDERPWWSDLVDYLPDYYGNDSFYEDNSYEDGDVCDLTKSINFEAVFIPVLYSVVFVVGILGNGLLISVLMKNRKTWSVTDTFILHLALADVLLLLLLPLWAVQSASLAGWPFGTQLCKITGAVFTVSLYCGIFLLACISVDRYFFIVHSTKMYTRRKPGVVQASCLVVWLVSLILSIPDWYFLEAVEDVRRSRTECVHNYLKISPEYFYILRMAARWLYHTMGFLLPSFVLIFCYSCILLQLGCGTKGLQKQRAFKVIIAVVAVFFLCWTPLNITLLVDTIHQNNDNGIACGTRTSLQIARLVSESLGYLHCSLNPILYAFIGLKFQHQLLNILRSMGCKLKTSLKSESSFWSESADASNSIEI is encoded by the exons ATGGAAGTTgctgtgacatcatcagatgaACGTCCATGGTGGAGTGATCTAGTAGATTATTTACCTGATTACTATGGCAACGATTCGTTTTATGAAGACAACAGTTACGAGGATGGTGATGTTTGTGACCTGACCAAGAGTATTAATTTTGAGGCGGTGTTCATCCCAGTTCTGTACTCAGTGGTGTTTGTTGTTGGAATCCTGGGAAATGGATTGTTGATATCCGTGCTAATGAAGAACAGGAAGACCTGGAGCGTGACAGACACCTTCATCCTTCACCTGGCTTTGGCGGAtgtcctgctgctgttgctgctgcctCTCTGGGCTGTACAGTCTGCAAGCCTGGCTGGATGGCCCTTTGGCACCCAGCTCTGCAAGATCACTGGAGCTGTTTTTACA gTCAGCTTGTATTGTGGGATTTTCCTCCTTGCTTGCATCAGTGTGGACCGCTACTTTTTCATTGTCCATTCTACCAAGATGTACACTCGCAGGAAGCCCGGGGTGGTTCAAGCCAGCTGCTTGGTGGTGTGGTTAGTCTCCCTTATCCTCTCCATCCCTGACTGGTACTTTTTAGAAGCCGTGGAAGATGTCAGACGAAGCAGAACAGAGTGTGTTCATAACTACCTTAAGATTAGTCCAGAATATTTCTATATCTTGAGAATGGCAGCCCGGTGGCTGTACCACACAATGGGCTTCCTACttccttcatttgttttgatcttttGCTACTCCTGCATTCTGTTGCAGCTGGGATGTGGCACCAAAGGCCTTCAAAAGCAGAGAGCTTTCAAAGTCATAATAGCTGTGGtagctgttttctttctctgctggACTCCACTGAATATCACGCTCCTTGTGGACACAATTCACCAAAACAACGACAATGGAATAGCATGTGGAACAAGAACATCTCTGCAGATAGCTCGGCTTGTGTCTGAGAGTTTGGGATACCTTCACTGCAGCCTTAATCCTATCCTGTATGCCTTCATAGGTCTGAAGTTCCAACATCAGCTGCTGAATATCCTGAGGTCTATGGGCTGCAAACTGAAGAcaagtttaaaatctgaatcttCCTTTTGGTCTGAGTCAGCTGACGCTTCCAACTCCATTGAAATCTGA
- the LOC122831254 gene encoding C-X-C chemokine receptor type 3-like, with protein MVILGGLFNQTQPYDYPDDYEFEDEDVDKAAWIPILFSILVIVGLLGNGLLLAVLARKRRPWRVLDSFILQLGMVDILLLLTLAFYATHDTQTCGWCSQTVLRVCGAFFKINLYVGAFLLVCICLDQCLFSIHADRCRSHRTSLAILGCLLTWIISITLAVLDWIFLVNTESMPGKALSAHSHPKTKVDWQLISHVLHLGVGFLLPALIQIVFCSHIMIQCKSNCRSRMKAVLFILSLVGVFLLCWTPYNITLLIDTISYTSKDFLKNFFVDHINSLKAAVKVTSAVSCISACVRPPLYFLFCGNFRKAVFSIFTCAKVECKSSLWELSMEAPHDQCRSEQEMKQMMSA; from the exons ATGGTAATTTTGGGTGGACTGTTTAACCAGACTCAACCCTATGACTACCCCGATGACTACGAATTTGAAGATGAAGATGTCGATAAGGCAGCATGGATCCCAATTCTGTTCTCCATATTGGTGATCGTTGGGTTGCTGGGGAATGGACTTCTCCTGGCAGTCCTGGCTCGGAAGAGGCGACCCTGGAGAGTATTGGACAGCTTTATTCTCCAACTGGGGATGGTGGACATCCTGCTGCTGTTGACCCTGGCCTTCTATGCTACCCATGACACTCAAACCTGTGGATGGTGCTCACAGACTGTCCTCAGGGTCTGTGGAGCTTTTTTTAAG atcAACCTATATGTGGGGGCATTTCTTCTGGTTTGCATCTGCCTGGATCAGTGCCTGTTCTCCATACATGCCGACCGGTGTAGAAGCCACAGAACCAGCTTGGCGATCCTGGGCTGTCTGCTGACGTGGATCATTTCTATCACCCTTGCTGTCCTGGATTGGATTTTTCTTGTCAATACTGAGTCAATGCCAGGAAAAGCCCTCTCTGCTCACTCTCACCCCAAAACTAAAGTTGACTGGCAGCTAATCTCACATGTGCTCCACCTTGGAGTTGGCTTCTTGCTCCCTGCACTTATCCAAATTGTGTTCTGTTCCCACATCATGATACAATGCAAATCCAATTGCCGGAGCAGGATGAAAGCTGTTCTGTTCATCCTATCTCTGGTGGGAGTTTTCCTACTCTGCTGGACCCCATACAACATCACCCTCTTAATAGACACCATCTCCTACACATCGAAAGACTTtctcaaaaacttttttgtagATCATATTAATTCTTTAAAAGCAGCTGTGAAAGTCACCTCAGCTGTGAGCTGCATCAGTGCCTGCGTCAGGCCTCcgttatattttttgttttgtggaaacTTCCGGAAAGCAGTATTCAGCATCTTTACTTGTGCAAAGGTTGAATGCAAGAGCTCACTGTGGGAGCTGAGCATGGAGGCGCCACATGACCAGTGTCGCTCAGAGCAAGAGATGAAACAGATGATGAGTGCATAA
- the cxcr3.1 gene encoding C-X-C chemokine receptor type 3.1 yields the protein MMADIEDLSRNSQWEYNLEDYFANFANFSNYSYDGEFEGGDVCDLNNGTVFESLFIPTLYSVAFVVGVLGNGLLLGVLFQSRKRWSVTDNFILHLAVSDVLLLLTLPLWAAQAASEAGWEFGSALCKITGTVFTINFYCGIFLLACISVDRYLSIVHATQMYTRKKSWVVHLSCTLVWSFSVFLSIPDWIYLEILKDDRRGNKAECVRNYWKFGFDVKQQKIIGRGLYHTLGFFLPSVVLIFCYSCILWQLRCGTKGHQKQRAFRVIIAVVAVFFLCWTPYNITLLVDTVELNNSSIVCRTQTSLDKALIVTSSLGYLHCSLNPILYAFVGVKFRRQLLNILKSMGCKLKTNIKLESLTRRSSIWSDSGETSNSIAI from the exons ATGATGGCAGACATTGAGGATCTATCTAGAAACAGCCAATGGGAGTACAACCTTGAGGACTACTTTGCAAACTTTGCAAACTTTAGCAATTATTCTTATGATGGTGAATTCGAGGGAGGTGATGTTTGCGACCTGAACAATGGCACAGTTTTTGAATCCTTGTTTATACCAACTCTCTACTCGGTGGCGTTTGTTGTTGGTGTCTTGGGGAATGGACTTCTGCTGGGAGTCCTCTTTCAAAGCAGGAAGCGTTGGAGTGTGACAGACAATTTCATCCTTCATCTGGCTGTATCAGATGTCCTGCTGTTGTTGACCCTACCGCTCTGGGCTGCACAGGCTGCAAGTGAAGCTGGATGGGAGTTTGGTTCTGCCCTTTGTAAGATTACTGGAACTGTTTTTACG atCAACTTCTACTGTGGGATTTTTCTCTTAGCCTGTATCAGTGTTGATCGCTATCTATCCATTGTCCATGCTACCCAGATGTACACCAGAAAGAAGTCCTGGGTTGTTCATCTGAGCTGCACATTGGTGTGGTCATTTTCTGTGTTCCTCTCCATCCCTGACTGGATCTATTTAGAAATTCTGAAAGATGACAGACGAGGAAATAAAGCAGAGTGTGTTCGCAATTATTGGAAATTTGGCTTCGATGTCAAACAACAAAAGATCATAGGAAGAGGGCTCTACCAcactttggggttttttcttccttcagttGTCCTGATCTTCTGCTACTCCTGCATCTTGTGGCAGCTGCGATGTGGCACCAAAGGCCACCAAAAACAGCGAGCTTTCAGAGTCATAATAGCTGTTGTGgcagttttctttctctgctggACACCATATAATATCACCCTTTTGGTAGATACAGTTGAACTGAACAACAGTAGTATAGTATGTAGAACGCAAACATCTCTGGATAAAGCTCTGATTGTGACTTCGTCTTTGGGATACCTTCACTGCAGCCTCAATCCCATCCTCTACGCCTTTGTGGGTGTGAAGTTTCGCCGTCAGCTACTGAACATCCTGAAGTCGATGGGCTGCAAACTgaagacaaatataaaattagagTCTCTCACCAGGAGAAGCTCTATTTGGTCAGATTCTGGCGAAACCTCCAACTCCATTGCAATCTGA